A window of Deinococcus radiotolerans contains these coding sequences:
- a CDS encoding deoxynucleoside kinase, producing MYVVVEGPIGVGKTSLARRLAARHGAELNLEIVEENPFLANFYRQPDAYAFQVQAFFLLSRFKQLSALWQPGLYAGSVVSDYLFDKDFIFASMNLRDAEFALYEDLYSHLSPRLPTPDLVVYLRADTDELLRRIALRGRPFEQDMQAAYLADLTQRYDEYFRTYPHPHLIIDAAGIDFVNNAEHEQQILSRVDEALRAGQAAD from the coding sequence ATGTACGTTGTCGTCGAAGGGCCCATCGGGGTCGGGAAAACAAGCCTCGCCCGGCGCCTCGCCGCGCGGCACGGCGCCGAACTGAACCTGGAGATCGTCGAGGAAAATCCCTTCCTGGCGAACTTCTACCGCCAGCCGGACGCCTACGCCTTTCAGGTGCAGGCGTTCTTCCTGCTGTCGCGCTTCAAGCAGCTCTCGGCGCTGTGGCAGCCGGGCCTGTACGCGGGCAGCGTCGTCAGCGACTACCTGTTCGACAAGGACTTCATCTTCGCGTCCATGAACCTGCGCGACGCGGAGTTCGCGCTGTACGAGGACCTGTACTCGCACCTGTCCCCGCGCCTGCCCACCCCGGACCTCGTGGTGTACCTGCGCGCCGACACGGATGAACTGCTGCGCCGCATCGCGCTGCGCGGGCGGCCCTTCGAGCAGGACATGCAGGCCGCGTACCTCGCGGACCTCACGCAGCGCTACGACGAGTACTTCCGCACGTACCCGCACCCGCACCTGATCATTGACGCCGCCGGTATCGACTTCGTGAACAACGCCGAGCACGAGCAGCAGATCCTCAGCCGCGTGGACGAGGCCCTGCGCGCCGGTCAGGCTGCCGACTGA
- a CDS encoding DUF3160 domain-containing protein, whose product MRPSLCVLTLALLGHALAAPTPYSLPVNLSSLKSPLVTGSAELDLHALNAAQRSALSRNGFVITPAPWRQFDAVYEATRYANQPVFVTSDATLHVYHLIFDKLLRDLERESLAPAARRLTALLVADSRRQLAALKGTPLEADARRALAYLAVAQTLADPVVKPPAEVAGLVAAELKLIDAHQGIAASPIFSSTELMEDYSQYVPRGHYTKSEALRRYFRTMMWLGRMNLRVDKDSETRVAGLLTSLMGANAEAQKLWARVYDPTALLVGRSDDLNYRQYADALKVAAGGQVRRLADPATLKAFQAQLRRLPPPQVNSAVVVAQPGEGREAREAQTLGFRLMGQRFTLDGAAFQRLVHREVGTDQQPRLLPSGLDLLAVLGSDAALNELRRSGQGRYANYETNMGRLRTNFAALKPADWTANVYSGWLYALQALAKPDPRDARYPAFMRTPAWTRKEMLTALGSWTELRHDTILYAKQTMAELGGGEEPQAPRGYVETNPALWARLQTLEALTRRGLKDQGVLSERTATNLDSLRDMLSLLSRATTKELAGTPLTPEEYDQIHYFGGWLEQIKMASADPENGENPSQFDEDAMAAVVADVATAVDTTGTLVALEEGTGFIHELYAVVPDGRGGLQVARGGVYSQYEFTVPAPGRLTDEAWRAQLRQGKLPPAHPWLDGVLVK is encoded by the coding sequence ATGCGCCCGTCCCTCTGCGTCCTGACCCTGGCCCTGCTGGGCCACGCCCTGGCCGCCCCCACGCCGTACTCGCTGCCCGTGAACCTGAGCTCCCTGAAGTCCCCGCTGGTGACCGGGAGCGCCGAGCTGGACCTGCATGCGCTGAACGCCGCGCAGCGCTCAGCGCTGTCCCGCAACGGGTTCGTGATCACGCCCGCGCCGTGGCGGCAGTTCGACGCGGTGTACGAGGCGACCCGCTACGCGAACCAGCCGGTGTTCGTCACGTCGGACGCCACGCTGCACGTGTACCACCTGATCTTCGACAAGCTGCTGCGCGACCTGGAACGCGAGTCCCTGGCGCCCGCCGCGCGCCGCCTGACCGCGCTGCTGGTCGCGGACTCGCGGCGGCAGCTCGCAGCGCTGAAGGGCACGCCGCTGGAAGCCGACGCGCGGCGGGCGCTGGCGTACCTGGCCGTCGCGCAGACACTCGCCGACCCGGTCGTGAAGCCACCCGCCGAGGTGGCGGGTCTGGTGGCGGCGGAACTGAAACTGATCGACGCGCACCAGGGCATCGCTGCGTCCCCCATCTTCAGCAGCACCGAGCTGATGGAGGACTACTCGCAGTACGTGCCGCGCGGGCACTACACAAAGAGTGAGGCGCTGAGACGCTACTTCCGGACCATGATGTGGCTGGGCCGCATGAACCTGCGCGTGGACAAGGACAGCGAGACGCGCGTGGCGGGCCTGCTGACCTCGCTGATGGGCGCGAACGCCGAGGCGCAGAAGCTGTGGGCGCGCGTGTACGACCCGACCGCGCTGCTGGTCGGGCGCAGCGACGACCTGAACTACCGGCAGTACGCGGACGCGCTGAAGGTCGCGGCGGGCGGGCAGGTGCGCCGCCTGGCGGACCCGGCCACCCTGAAGGCCTTCCAGGCCCAGCTGCGCCGCCTGCCGCCCCCGCAGGTGAACAGCGCCGTGGTCGTCGCCCAGCCCGGTGAGGGCCGCGAGGCGCGTGAGGCGCAGACCCTGGGTTTCCGCCTGATGGGGCAGCGCTTTACGCTGGACGGCGCGGCCTTCCAGCGCCTCGTGCACCGCGAGGTCGGCACCGACCAGCAGCCGCGCCTGCTGCCCAGCGGCCTGGACCTGCTGGCCGTGCTGGGCAGTGACGCTGCCCTGAACGAACTGCGCCGCAGCGGGCAGGGCCGGTACGCGAACTACGAGACGAACATGGGCAGACTCCGCACGAACTTCGCCGCGCTGAAACCCGCCGACTGGACCGCGAACGTCTACTCCGGCTGGCTGTACGCCCTGCAGGCCCTCGCGAAACCCGACCCGCGCGACGCGCGCTACCCGGCGTTCATGCGCACGCCCGCCTGGACCCGCAAGGAGATGCTCACCGCACTGGGCTCCTGGACGGAACTGCGCCACGACACCATCCTGTACGCCAAGCAGACCATGGCCGAACTGGGCGGCGGGGAGGAACCGCAGGCGCCACGCGGGTACGTGGAAACCAACCCGGCCCTCTGGGCGCGCCTTCAGACGCTGGAGGCCCTGACCCGCCGTGGCCTGAAGGACCAGGGGGTGCTGTCCGAGCGCACCGCTACGAACCTCGACTCGCTGCGCGACATGCTGAGCCTCCTGAGCCGCGCCACCACCAAGGAACTGGCCGGGACGCCCCTGACCCCCGAGGAATACGATCAGATCCACTACTTCGGCGGGTGGCTGGAGCAGATAAAGATGGCCAGCGCCGACCCCGAGAACGGCGAGAACCCCAGCCAGTTCGACGAGGACGCCATGGCCGCCGTCGTCGCGGACGTCGCCACGGCCGTTGACACCACCGGCACCCTCGTGGCGCTGGAGGAGGGCACGGGCTTCATTCACGAGCTGTACGCGGTCGTGCCCGACGGCCGCGGCGGCCTGCAGGTCGCGCGGGGCGGCGTGTACTCGCAGTACGAGTTCACGGTGCCGGCCCCGGGCCGCCTGACGGACGAGGCGTGGCGCGCGCAGCTGCGCCAGGGGAAACTGCCGCCCGCGCACCCCTGGCTGGACGGCGTGCTGGTGAAGTGA
- a CDS encoding UDP-N-acetylmuramoyl-L-alanyl-D-glutamate--2,6-diaminopimelate ligase, with product MRLAELADHLNAHLTPIGPDLNPEVSGVTHNADWVQPDFAFVAIRGARFDGHSFLAKVAAAGAVAVIGEGLPDGVTSPLPYLRVPNARAALADAAAALAGHPSRQLRVVGVTGTDGKTTTSWLARHLLRAAGQRTGLLSTVGYELPDGELRHFPAHFTTPEAPQVQATLAEMVQAGADAAVLEASSHALALDRVRSVAWDVAVWTHLSSEHLDFHGTLENYFADKRRLVEAAPFAVLNVDDPWTAQLRGVAPAETTYSAEGQHADWRAGSIEERSTGLHFHVVSPLGEFDAHLPMIGRFNVANALAAMAAAAHLGAGWEALVSGLASFRGVPGRMELVPDTRGRRVVVDFAHTPPSLEKALGTLRTTTTGRLIVVLGSAGGPRDPGKRAPLGEVATRLADHAVFTEEDCRDTPLADILREMARGAREAGRTNYELVPDRRAAIRAAIALAQPGDTVLLAGKGPEDTLERALETLPWNETQEALDALHLS from the coding sequence ATGCGCCTTGCCGAGCTGGCCGACCACCTGAATGCCCACCTGACGCCCATTGGCCCGGACCTGAATCCGGAGGTCTCGGGCGTCACGCACAACGCCGACTGGGTGCAGCCGGACTTCGCGTTCGTGGCGATCCGCGGCGCGCGGTTCGACGGGCACAGCTTCCTGGCGAAGGTGGCGGCGGCGGGCGCCGTGGCCGTGATCGGCGAGGGCCTGCCGGACGGGGTGACCAGTCCGCTGCCGTACCTGCGCGTCCCGAATGCCCGCGCGGCCCTGGCGGATGCGGCGGCCGCGCTGGCCGGGCACCCCAGCCGCCAGCTGCGGGTGGTGGGCGTGACGGGCACGGATGGGAAGACCACGACCAGCTGGCTGGCGCGGCACCTGCTGCGCGCCGCCGGGCAGCGCACCGGCCTGCTCAGCACGGTGGGCTACGAACTGCCGGACGGAGAACTGCGGCACTTCCCGGCGCACTTTACGACGCCCGAGGCGCCGCAGGTGCAGGCCACCCTGGCCGAGATGGTGCAGGCCGGCGCGGACGCGGCGGTGCTGGAGGCCAGCAGTCACGCCCTGGCACTGGACCGCGTGCGGAGCGTGGCGTGGGACGTGGCCGTCTGGACGCACCTGAGCAGCGAACACCTGGACTTCCACGGCACGCTGGAGAATTACTTCGCGGACAAGCGCCGGCTGGTGGAGGCCGCGCCGTTCGCGGTCCTGAACGTGGACGACCCCTGGACCGCGCAGCTGCGCGGCGTGGCCCCCGCCGAGACGACCTATTCCGCCGAGGGCCAGCACGCCGACTGGCGCGCGGGGAGCATCGAGGAGCGCAGCACGGGCCTGCACTTCCACGTGGTCAGCCCACTGGGCGAATTCGACGCGCACCTCCCGATGATCGGGCGCTTCAACGTGGCCAACGCCCTGGCGGCCATGGCCGCCGCCGCGCACCTGGGGGCGGGCTGGGAGGCGCTGGTGTCGGGCCTCGCGTCGTTCCGGGGCGTGCCGGGCCGCATGGAACTCGTGCCGGACACCCGCGGACGCCGCGTCGTGGTGGACTTCGCGCACACGCCCCCAAGCCTCGAAAAGGCGCTGGGCACCCTGCGGACCACCACCACCGGCCGCCTGATCGTGGTGCTCGGCTCGGCGGGCGGGCCGCGCGATCCGGGCAAACGCGCCCCGCTGGGCGAGGTCGCCACCCGCCTCGCCGACCACGCGGTCTTCACCGAGGAGGACTGCCGCGACACCCCGCTGGCGGACATCCTCCGCGAGATGGCACGCGGCGCCCGCGAGGCCGGACGCACCAACTATGAGCTGGTGCCCGACCGCCGGGCCGCCATCCGCGCCGCCATTGCCTTGGCGCAGCCGGGCGACACGGTCCTGCTGGCCGGGAAGGGCCCCGAGGACACCCTGGAACGCGCCCTGGAAACGCTCCCCTGGAATGAGACGCAGGAGGCGCTGGACGCGCTGCACCTGAGCTGA
- a CDS encoding CapA family protein yields MRQTLGALLAGLLLTSGGREAPVHRGPVTLALGGDLSLARGVAQAHAADWPATLRALAPLLRADLAVANLESPLTDAPRVTAGIDLRAPTRAVAALSSLTHLGVVNNHSLDAGTRGQAQSQAALTRAGLTPVTASSSFTEVRGIRVALLAWLDDGRTPLPLAVVRAAARQADAVIILAHWGEEYGLTTARQRTQARALVVAGATVIAGSGPHVLQGHEVLAGPRGPALVLYSLGNLLFDQPFPAAQLGAVVRVPLPDMAGACAAPTRTRAGHVTPATGPLRSQALARLGLPACPEAP; encoded by the coding sequence GTGAGGCAGACCCTGGGCGCCCTGCTGGCGGGCCTGCTGCTCACCTCGGGCGGGCGGGAGGCCCCCGTGCACCGGGGTCCCGTGACCCTGGCGCTGGGCGGCGACCTGAGTCTCGCCCGGGGCGTGGCGCAGGCACACGCGGCCGACTGGCCCGCCACCCTGCGAGCCCTGGCGCCTCTGCTGCGCGCGGACCTCGCCGTGGCCAACCTGGAATCGCCCCTGACGGACGCGCCGCGCGTCACGGCGGGCATCGACCTGCGCGCCCCGACCCGCGCGGTGGCCGCCCTGTCCTCCCTGACGCACCTGGGCGTGGTGAACAACCACAGCCTGGACGCCGGCACACGTGGCCAGGCTCAGTCGCAGGCGGCGCTGACCCGCGCGGGCCTCACACCCGTCACGGCCTCATCCAGCTTCACCGAGGTCCGGGGCATCCGGGTCGCGCTGCTCGCGTGGCTGGACGACGGCCGCACGCCCCTTCCCCTGGCCGTGGTGCGCGCAGCGGCGCGGCAGGCGGACGCCGTGATCATCCTGGCCCACTGGGGCGAGGAGTACGGCCTGACCACCGCCCGGCAGCGCACCCAGGCCCGCGCCCTGGTGGTGGCCGGAGCCACCGTGATCGCCGGGAGTGGCCCGCACGTCCTCCAGGGCCACGAGGTCCTGGCAGGCCCGCGCGGCCCGGCCCTGGTGCTGTACAGCCTGGGGAACCTGCTGTTCGACCAGCCGTTCCCGGCGGCGCAGCTGGGCGCGGTGGTGCGCGTGCCCCTGCCGGACATGGCGGGCGCCTGCGCGGCCCCCACCCGCACCCGCGCGGGCCACGTGACCCCGGCGACGGGCCCCCTGCGATCCCAGGCACTGGCCCGCCTGGGCCTCCCCGCCTGCCCGGAGGCCCCGTGA
- a CDS encoding FmdB family zinc ribbon protein has translation MPTYLYKNLETGEIYELQQSMRDEPFTTHPQTGVPVKRVLARPGIAFKGSGFYANDSRPKSSE, from the coding sequence ATGCCCACCTACCTGTACAAGAACCTGGAAACTGGCGAAATCTACGAGTTGCAGCAGAGCATGCGCGACGAACCCTTCACCACGCACCCCCAGACCGGCGTGCCGGTCAAACGCGTGCTGGCGCGGCCCGGCATTGCGTTCAAGGGCAGCGGATTCTACGCCAACGATTCCCGACCCAAGAGCAGCGAGTGA
- the glmS gene encoding glutamine--fructose-6-phosphate transaminase (isomerizing), producing MCGIVGYIGPRQAQDVLISGLSKLEYRGYDSAGIAVHDGAQIEVKKKAGKLANLGTLLEGQPMSGSLGIGHTRWATHGLPNDTNAHPHATEDGRIVIIHNGIIENYLPLKEGLMSRGHEFKSETDSEVLAHLIEEAYSGNLEEAVRAALSQVRGAYGIVVTHVDHREIVAARTVSPLVMGVGEGEMFLASDVPALLAYTRNMVFLHDGDMVVLNDDGYRVMDLAGTPQKRAIEYIEWDAEAAEKGGYDTYMLKEIYEQPQALTNTLIGRLHDETGEVNLDINLDPGSFKRISVIACGTAYYAGLVGEYLIEQLARIPVEVDVASEYRYRDPLVSEHTLAIVVSQSGETIDTLEALREAKKFGAKTLGVINAKGSSMTRELDDTLYIHAGPEIGVASTKAYTSMVSAFLMLALWLGRARGTLSAEQGADLLHAARELPRLVEDALSPERVQRIKEVAEKYAMARDYLFLGRGVNSPTAYEGALKLKEISYIHAEAYAAGEMKHGPIALIDEHLPVAVIATESRLLEKTISNVQEVRARAGKVILFLSDGDTENARHGDDVIYVPRAHEMVSPVVNAIAMQLLAYFTATALGKDVDKPRNLAKSVTVE from the coding sequence ATGTGCGGCATCGTTGGATACATCGGCCCCCGGCAAGCGCAGGACGTTCTCATCTCCGGCCTCTCCAAGCTGGAATACCGCGGCTACGACAGTGCGGGTATCGCCGTTCATGACGGCGCGCAAATCGAGGTGAAGAAGAAGGCCGGGAAACTCGCCAACCTCGGCACCCTCCTCGAGGGCCAGCCCATGAGCGGCTCGCTGGGCATTGGGCACACCCGCTGGGCCACGCACGGCCTGCCGAACGACACGAACGCCCACCCGCACGCCACCGAGGACGGGCGCATCGTGATCATCCACAACGGCATCATCGAGAACTACCTGCCCCTCAAAGAAGGCCTGATGAGCCGCGGGCACGAGTTCAAGAGCGAAACCGACAGCGAGGTCCTGGCCCACCTGATCGAGGAAGCGTACAGCGGCAACCTCGAAGAGGCCGTCCGCGCGGCCCTGAGTCAGGTGCGCGGCGCGTACGGCATTGTCGTCACGCACGTCGACCACCGCGAGATCGTCGCGGCCCGCACCGTCAGCCCCCTCGTAATGGGCGTCGGCGAGGGCGAGATGTTCCTGGCCAGCGACGTGCCCGCCCTGCTGGCCTACACCCGCAACATGGTCTTCCTGCACGACGGCGACATGGTCGTCCTGAACGACGACGGGTACCGCGTCATGGACCTCGCGGGCACCCCCCAGAAGCGCGCCATCGAGTACATCGAGTGGGACGCCGAGGCCGCCGAGAAGGGCGGGTACGACACGTACATGCTCAAGGAGATCTACGAGCAGCCCCAGGCCCTCACGAACACCCTGATCGGCCGCCTGCATGACGAGACCGGCGAGGTGAACCTCGACATCAACCTCGACCCCGGCAGCTTCAAGCGCATCAGCGTCATCGCCTGCGGCACCGCGTACTACGCCGGACTGGTCGGCGAGTACCTCATCGAGCAGCTCGCCCGCATCCCCGTGGAAGTCGACGTGGCCAGCGAGTACCGCTACCGCGACCCCCTCGTCAGCGAGCACACCCTGGCCATCGTCGTCTCCCAGAGCGGCGAGACCATCGACACGCTCGAAGCGCTGCGCGAGGCGAAGAAGTTCGGCGCGAAGACCCTCGGCGTGATCAACGCCAAAGGCTCCTCCATGACCCGCGAACTGGACGACACGCTATACATCCACGCCGGACCCGAGATCGGCGTGGCCAGCACCAAGGCGTACACGAGCATGGTCAGTGCGTTCCTGATGCTCGCCCTGTGGCTCGGCCGCGCCCGCGGCACGCTCAGCGCCGAGCAGGGCGCCGACCTCCTGCACGCCGCGCGCGAACTGCCCCGCCTCGTCGAGGACGCCCTGAGCCCCGAACGCGTGCAGCGCATCAAGGAAGTCGCCGAGAAGTACGCCATGGCCCGCGACTACCTGTTCCTCGGGCGCGGCGTGAACAGCCCCACCGCGTACGAAGGCGCGCTGAAACTCAAGGAGATCAGCTACATCCACGCCGAAGCGTACGCCGCGGGCGAGATGAAGCACGGCCCCATCGCCCTGATCGACGAGCACCTCCCCGTCGCCGTGATCGCCACCGAAAGCCGCCTGCTGGAAAAGACCATCAGCAACGTGCAGGAAGTCCGCGCCCGCGCCGGGAAGGTCATCCTGTTCCTCAGTGACGGCGACACCGAGAACGCCCGCCACGGCGACGACGTCATCTACGTCCCCCGCGCGCACGAGATGGTCAGCCCCGTCGTGAACGCCATCGCCATGCAGCTCCTGGCGTACTTCACGGCCACCGCGCTGGGCAAGGACGTGGACAAACCCCGCAACCTCGCCAAGAGCGTCACGGTCGAGTAA
- a CDS encoding SPFH domain-containing protein translates to MSELQQAPTPAPQGGVSTRSGVASTERPAFGLPGVPVFLAWLLGVIGAGALLLSGQIAVAFGLGLILLFILIGFFIVQPNQATNLTLFGRYVGTERRNGLYWTNPLTVRKSVSLRIRNFNSERLKVNDAAGSPIEIAAVIVWRVVDTARAVFDVEDYAEFVAIQSETALRHLASQYPYDEYDGHGMSLRGNADEVAEALGRELAARLQHAGVEVLEARLSHLAYSPEIAGAMLQRQQASAIIAARSQIVQGAVGMVEMALRELSEQGIVQLDEERKAQMVSNLLVVLTSERGTQPVVNAGSLY, encoded by the coding sequence ATGAGTGAACTGCAGCAGGCTCCCACCCCCGCCCCGCAGGGCGGCGTCTCCACCCGCAGCGGCGTCGCCAGTACCGAACGCCCCGCCTTCGGTCTGCCCGGCGTGCCCGTCTTCCTGGCGTGGCTGCTGGGCGTCATCGGGGCCGGCGCGCTCCTGCTCAGCGGGCAGATCGCGGTCGCCTTCGGGCTGGGCCTGATCCTCCTGTTCATCCTGATCGGCTTTTTCATCGTGCAGCCCAACCAGGCAACCAACCTCACGCTGTTCGGCCGGTACGTGGGCACCGAGCGCCGCAACGGACTGTACTGGACCAACCCGCTGACCGTCCGCAAGAGCGTCAGCCTGCGCATCCGGAACTTCAACAGTGAGCGCCTGAAGGTGAACGACGCGGCCGGCAGCCCCATCGAGATTGCCGCCGTGATCGTCTGGCGGGTCGTGGATACCGCCCGCGCCGTGTTCGACGTCGAGGACTACGCCGAGTTCGTGGCCATCCAGAGTGAGACGGCGCTGCGCCACCTGGCCAGCCAGTACCCCTACGACGAGTACGACGGCCACGGCATGAGCCTGCGCGGCAACGCCGACGAGGTCGCCGAGGCGCTGGGCCGCGAACTCGCCGCCCGCCTCCAGCATGCGGGCGTGGAGGTCCTTGAGGCGCGCCTGTCGCACCTGGCGTACTCCCCCGAGATTGCCGGGGCGATGCTGCAGCGCCAGCAGGCCAGCGCGATCATCGCCGCCCGGTCGCAGATCGTGCAGGGCGCCGTGGGCATGGTCGAGATGGCCCTGCGGGAACTGAGCGAGCAGGGCATCGTGCAGCTGGACGAGGAACGCAAGGCGCAGATGGTCAGCAACCTACTGGTCGTCCTGACCAGCGAGCGCGGCACGCAGCCGGTCGTGAACGCCGGCAGCCTGTACTGA
- a CDS encoding S1C family serine protease — MKFPRALGLTLLLCAGLGGAYLTGRVTAERTLVTPDEINTVEVTQKALQAVVRVDTRLQREQLQPGDDPIETGTGFFYKKDLIVTNYHVVQFQESITVTLFNGRRVTARLEGVDPGIDIAILRVTGVTAPATLAFGSSARLIPGQKLLTIGTPLRIPNFVATGVFSVAVSARDIPRTDGFASEVGQYVATTASIQQGNSGGPVLDSRGLVVAVSDASAAPNSLIPGIIGLALPGDLVKQSLEDLEKIGVPQRGTLGATLVDLDSLDPALRQLAGLSSNQGALVDQVPAGSAAARAGLRGSLRNSKDQLLAPLGDIIVAVDGQGVRDAFDVTRLVAAKRPGQTVTLDVWRNKKRVQVKVTLLKRTLQ, encoded by the coding sequence GTGAAGTTCCCGCGCGCGCTGGGGCTCACGCTGCTGCTGTGCGCCGGGCTCGGCGGCGCGTACCTGACCGGGCGCGTCACCGCCGAGCGCACCCTGGTCACCCCTGACGAGATCAACACTGTCGAGGTCACGCAGAAGGCCCTTCAGGCCGTCGTGCGGGTGGACACGCGCCTGCAACGCGAGCAGCTGCAACCCGGGGACGATCCCATCGAGACGGGCACCGGGTTCTTCTACAAGAAGGACCTGATCGTCACGAACTACCACGTGGTGCAGTTCCAGGAGTCGATCACGGTCACGCTGTTCAACGGGCGGCGCGTCACGGCCCGCCTGGAGGGCGTGGACCCCGGCATTGACATTGCGATTCTGCGCGTGACCGGCGTCACGGCGCCCGCCACGCTGGCCTTCGGGTCGAGCGCCCGGCTGATCCCGGGGCAGAAACTGCTGACCATCGGCACGCCGCTGCGCATCCCGAACTTCGTGGCGACCGGTGTGTTCAGCGTGGCCGTCAGCGCCCGCGACATTCCCCGCACGGACGGCTTCGCCAGCGAGGTCGGGCAGTACGTCGCCACGACCGCCAGCATCCAGCAGGGCAACAGCGGCGGCCCGGTGCTGGACTCGCGCGGGCTGGTGGTGGCCGTGTCAGACGCGAGTGCCGCGCCGAACAGCCTGATTCCCGGCATCATCGGGCTGGCCCTGCCGGGCGACCTGGTCAAGCAGAGCCTGGAGGACCTGGAAAAGATCGGGGTGCCGCAGCGCGGGACGCTGGGCGCGACCCTGGTGGACCTGGACAGCCTGGACCCGGCGCTGCGGCAGCTGGCGGGCCTGAGCAGCAACCAGGGCGCGCTGGTGGATCAGGTGCCGGCAGGCAGCGCCGCGGCCCGCGCGGGCCTGCGCGGCAGCCTGCGCAACAGCAAGGATCAGCTGCTCGCGCCGCTGGGCGACATCATCGTGGCGGTGGACGGTCAGGGCGTGCGCGACGCGTTCGACGTGACGCGCCTGGTGGCCGCCAAGCGCCCGGGGCAGACGGTCACGCTGGATGTGTGGCGCAACAAGAAGCGCGTGCAGGTCAAGGTCACGCTGCTCAAACGCACCCTGCAATAA
- a CDS encoding deoxynucleoside kinase yields MYLAISGNIGSGKSTLTRMLAGRYSLRPVYEPYADNPYLEDFYQDMRRYSFHSQVYFLSRRLEQHLNLVTGARYVIQDRTVFEDANIFARNLYESGQMEARDWATYCSLYEGVLPALRVPDLLIHIDASLPTLKKRIAQRGRAYEQDIPDAYLGGLNRLYDSWVAGFDACPVVRVPGDQLDFVADPQAFEWVCQRVQANGYGLPLLR; encoded by the coding sequence ATGTACCTCGCGATCTCCGGGAACATCGGCAGCGGCAAGAGCACCCTGACGCGCATGCTCGCCGGGCGCTACAGCCTGCGCCCCGTGTACGAACCCTACGCGGACAACCCGTACCTGGAGGACTTTTACCAGGACATGCGCCGCTACTCCTTCCACTCGCAGGTCTACTTCCTGTCGCGGCGGCTGGAGCAGCACCTGAATCTCGTGACCGGCGCGCGCTACGTCATTCAGGACCGCACGGTGTTCGAGGACGCCAACATCTTCGCCCGGAACCTCTACGAGAGCGGCCAGATGGAAGCGCGCGACTGGGCCACGTACTGCAGCCTGTACGAGGGCGTGCTGCCCGCCCTGCGCGTCCCGGACCTGCTGATCCACATTGACGCGAGCCTGCCCACCCTGAAAAAACGCATCGCGCAGCGGGGCCGCGCGTACGAGCAGGACATCCCCGACGCGTACCTGGGCGGCCTGAACCGCCTGTACGACAGCTGGGTCGCAGGCTTCGATGCCTGCCCGGTGGTACGGGTGCCCGGCGATCAGCTGGACTTCGTGGCGGACCCGCAGGCCTTCGAGTGGGTGTGCCAGCGCGTGCAGGCCAACGGTTACGGCCTGCCGCTGCTGCGCTGA